The Armatimonadota bacterium genome has a window encoding:
- a CDS encoding dockerin type I repeat-containing protein, with product MKRGSLLIYLLGVAFTGFACRESVAAPQPPTLGPMVVDFGGAPLDTPVAGLDQYRDGFRARSGPKADVLGTKNIVVLRVYFKDYANTSRYTKAQVDGFFNTNLNTLWQHSSYGKMNINARVTDLYQLPQNRSNYITDHPDGDTSDGNQYGNVLNDAIANSPAGLDWTNVDAVVVIMAETDATQFHRGQGNKANLPMGPGGATKNVGAAIFSENPSDVDAAVWGRWSHEMGHAFQQGGPAHPSNYNSSFEQMDANYPGQTGVFEKQSTIAFPGWLPTTKYINMSSAAGGSVVSIWAEEYDPNGKPNAQALKISLSATSYYLVSVRRRLLGDDLNPGFSPAGIPDEGVLIEKVVEGASQWVTIVGNAGDRDKLWHDGDQYSNQPEGIYIGIHKQTDDDYSISVDFNENSNKPEVIINPWLSPPGNTYESTDIWVDSPVNGYGTFRYGTWSDLAGGTVPVGNGDDPAIGQVNRVYVRVRNVGHSAANNVVVHIDRTDPPGLGMNGASGWVPINGTDAASTIDSTQFAALASISAGSSTDVYLNWTPNFAITPQQQAAGVFGFHTCLRVRIDPVSNALSNTSASGDRQQENIDYFQAVPAGPGASLTPVHLRNDDKVNPKWFYLAYDSQLPPAWGLDVNGGMMQVLLQPNEVRDIPVTITPLGPAVVGSSFGVNVSASWYKTLVSDKNPLNTHVESKPLSGARVETHVMSPTSITCTAVQQGPRNIVVTGTLSGIGPYYNAADPPKVMIEALNVARGFQTQTASVLTVNPDGTFTGSLFSDVSVWCPFEVVCMFAGTNTLASCWHVDSISAVSPPLPGDVTGDCMLGMDDVVEMLRIVGGLETAFPGQVAAADTNGNGVIDIADATYWLQRMRVRRSGYVIRNAGNHYNGYGVYIDDPILNGHPEVHILACHRFIGAYNGPIGVWYDPNYLGGRWLVYNEDVSNMADGEVFNYYLGELVKTVVRSPATTTAPWRVTLDDPAFNGAYPLPLAIHDYVAIDDYMPLGVWRNANTGNWEAYNEDGSSMSNGERYFFADAWQVGGGAVTHFPSNAYSTYGVYIDDARVNGNPNAILLAQHQQISTNNVSPVGVWYDYYAGKWVIYNENFYALPATNYEQFNYLIAQP from the coding sequence ATGAAACGGGGATCGCTCTTAATCTATCTCCTGGGGGTCGCCTTTACCGGCTTCGCCTGTCGGGAATCTGTCGCCGCACCGCAACCGCCCACGCTTGGGCCGATGGTAGTCGACTTCGGGGGCGCGCCCCTGGATACTCCGGTTGCCGGCCTTGACCAGTACCGGGATGGCTTCCGCGCGCGGTCGGGCCCCAAGGCGGACGTTCTGGGGACCAAAAACATCGTTGTGTTGCGCGTCTATTTCAAGGACTACGCGAACACGTCCCGGTACACCAAAGCGCAAGTCGACGGCTTTTTCAACACAAACCTGAACACCCTCTGGCAGCACAGTTCCTACGGCAAAATGAACATCAACGCCCGCGTCACGGACCTGTACCAACTGCCGCAAAACCGAAGCAATTACATCACCGACCACCCGGATGGAGATACTTCGGACGGCAACCAGTATGGCAACGTGCTGAACGACGCCATCGCCAATTCCCCCGCCGGACTGGACTGGACGAATGTAGACGCTGTGGTTGTGATCATGGCGGAAACGGACGCCACTCAGTTTCATCGCGGGCAGGGTAACAAGGCCAACCTGCCGATGGGGCCGGGCGGCGCCACCAAGAACGTTGGCGCCGCCATCTTCAGCGAAAACCCGTCCGATGTCGATGCGGCCGTCTGGGGCCGCTGGTCCCACGAGATGGGGCACGCCTTCCAACAGGGCGGTCCCGCACACCCGAGCAACTACAACAGCTCGTTCGAGCAAATGGACGCCAACTATCCCGGGCAGACCGGAGTCTTCGAGAAGCAGTCTACCATTGCGTTTCCCGGCTGGCTGCCAACGACGAAATACATCAACATGAGTTCGGCAGCGGGCGGAAGCGTTGTAAGCATCTGGGCGGAGGAGTACGATCCCAACGGGAAACCCAATGCGCAGGCGCTCAAGATATCACTTTCCGCGACATCTTACTATCTGGTGAGCGTGCGGCGCAGACTACTCGGAGATGATCTGAACCCCGGGTTCTCCCCCGCTGGCATCCCGGATGAAGGCGTACTCATTGAGAAAGTGGTGGAGGGCGCCAGCCAATGGGTCACCATCGTCGGCAACGCAGGCGACCGGGACAAACTCTGGCACGACGGCGACCAGTACAGTAATCAGCCCGAAGGAATCTACATCGGCATCCACAAGCAGACAGACGACGACTACTCGATATCGGTCGACTTCAACGAGAACTCCAACAAACCGGAAGTCATCATCAACCCCTGGCTCTCGCCGCCCGGCAACACGTACGAGTCCACCGACATCTGGGTGGACAGCCCCGTCAACGGCTATGGCACGTTCCGATATGGCACCTGGAGCGACCTCGCCGGCGGAACAGTGCCTGTGGGCAACGGCGACGATCCGGCCATCGGCCAGGTGAATCGGGTCTATGTGCGCGTGCGCAACGTTGGACACTCCGCCGCCAACAACGTGGTCGTGCACATTGACCGCACCGACCCTCCGGGGCTCGGAATGAACGGCGCAAGCGGGTGGGTGCCGATCAACGGAACGGACGCCGCCAGCACGATCGACTCAACCCAGTTCGCCGCGCTGGCCAGCATCTCGGCCGGCTCCTCCACGGATGTCTACCTCAATTGGACGCCCAACTTCGCGATCACGCCCCAGCAGCAGGCGGCCGGAGTGTTCGGATTCCACACCTGCCTTCGCGTCCGTATCGACCCGGTTTCCAACGCCCTCAGCAACACCAGCGCATCGGGCGACCGGCAGCAGGAGAATATCGACTACTTCCAGGCCGTTCCGGCGGGACCAGGGGCGTCGCTCACGCCCGTCCATCTGCGCAACGACGACAAAGTGAACCCGAAGTGGTTCTACCTCGCGTATGACAGCCAGCTTCCGCCGGCCTGGGGGCTCGACGTGAATGGCGGAATGATGCAGGTGCTTCTTCAGCCGAATGAGGTCCGCGATATACCGGTTACGATCACGCCATTGGGACCGGCCGTTGTGGGCAGCTCGTTTGGCGTAAACGTGTCCGCCTCCTGGTACAAGACGCTCGTGAGTGACAAGAACCCCTTGAACACGCATGTGGAGTCCAAGCCGCTGTCGGGAGCCCGCGTAGAGACGCATGTCATGTCGCCCACGTCCATCACGTGCACGGCCGTTCAACAGGGGCCGCGAAACATCGTCGTGACGGGTACTCTCAGCGGTATCGGCCCCTACTACAACGCCGCCGACCCGCCAAAGGTCATGATCGAGGCCCTGAACGTAGCGCGGGGATTCCAGACGCAGACGGCGTCCGTTCTGACGGTGAATCCGGACGGCACTTTCACCGGCTCCCTGTTCAGCGACGTGAGTGTCTGGTGCCCGTTCGAGGTCGTCTGCATGTTCGCCGGGACGAACACCCTGGCGTCGTGCTGGCACGTCGATTCGATATCCGCCGTCTCGCCGCCGCTGCCCGGCGATGTGACGGGCGACTGCATGCTCGGGATGGACGATGTCGTCGAGATGCTCCGCATCGTGGGCGGGCTGGAAACGGCGTTCCCGGGGCAGGTTGCCGCGGCGGACACCAATGGCAACGGAGTGATTGACATTGCCGATGCAACGTACTGGCTGCAGCGTATGCGCGTTCGCCGGAGCGGCTACGTCATCCGCAACGCGGGGAACCACTATAACGGGTACGGGGTGTACATCGACGACCCGATCCTGAACGGGCACCCTGAGGTGCACATCCTGGCCTGCCACCGCTTCATCGGCGCTTACAATGGTCCCATCGGCGTTTGGTACGACCCGAACTACCTTGGCGGGCGCTGGCTCGTGTATAACGAGGACGTTTCGAATATGGCGGACGGCGAGGTGTTCAACTACTACCTGGGCGAACTGGTTAAGACGGTGGTTCGCTCGCCCGCAACAACAACCGCGCCGTGGCGTGTGACCCTTGACGACCCGGCCTTCAACGGCGCGTACCCCCTGCCCCTCGCGATTCACGACTACGTCGCCATCGACGACTACATGCCGCTGGGTGTGTGGCGCAATGCGAACACCGGGAACTGGGAGGCCTACAACGAAGACGGCAGCAGCATGAGCAACGGCGAGCGCTATTTCTTCGCCGACGCCTGGCAGGTTGGCGGCGGGGCCGTGACGCACTTCCCCAGTAATGCATACAGCACCTACGGCGTGTACATTGATGATGCTCGTGTCAACGGCAACCCGAATGCGATCTTGCTCGCCCAGCACCAACAAATCAGCACGAACAATGTGTCGCCCGTCGGCGTCTGGTACGATTATTACGCCGGCAAGTGGGTGATCTACAACGAGAACTTCTACGCGCTTCCGGCGACGAACTACGAACAGTTCAACTATCTCATCGCACAACCGTGA
- a CDS encoding FixH family protein, whose protein sequence is MRNVIVGAGSLLAVLSLSCGSAVQCQPAAPAPVPGPTGALSATPMAMGRIWAGADLDVHFFLAGRDRPGNIYTLIPVEGVTVTAEVTMPSMPGMAPMTPTVHEEGAPGYYGLSALFPHGGKYHIALTVKPRSGALQSAAFNLSVEDAPEGTPLFTPLFSATVEPDPNPPAAQKPDKLKFKVFARGSQEIWSDFVVVHTKPWHLLVMSNDLRWFDHIHPQQNEDGSFTVEETFPAGGDYLLLSDVSPRGYGQQFLPVPLKVDGAPFATPYHLAPTLLTGSFGGVTVRLDAPSPLKPHQDIPLLFHLSTPDGKPVADLEPYLGAMGHLIIVSEDRTRFVHSHPLSTERTPDGVVRFVARFPKAGLYKAWAQFQRAGKVITSDFVISVAN, encoded by the coding sequence ATGCGCAACGTAATCGTCGGCGCCGGCTCGCTTCTGGCCGTCCTATCCCTCTCCTGCGGTTCCGCCGTCCAGTGCCAACCGGCGGCCCCCGCGCCGGTTCCCGGTCCAACCGGCGCTCTTTCGGCCACTCCGATGGCGATGGGACGGATCTGGGCCGGAGCGGACCTGGACGTCCACTTCTTCCTGGCCGGACGCGATCGGCCGGGGAATATCTACACGCTTATACCGGTCGAGGGCGTTACCGTGACGGCAGAGGTAACTATGCCGTCGATGCCGGGGATGGCTCCGATGACGCCGACGGTGCATGAGGAGGGCGCCCCGGGTTACTACGGGCTCAGCGCGCTCTTCCCTCACGGCGGCAAGTACCACATCGCGCTTACGGTGAAGCCGAGAAGCGGCGCGCTTCAGTCGGCTGCCTTCAATCTCAGCGTGGAAGATGCACCGGAAGGCACACCATTGTTCACACCCCTTTTCTCCGCGACGGTTGAGCCGGACCCGAACCCTCCCGCGGCTCAGAAGCCCGATAAGCTCAAGTTCAAGGTCTTCGCCAGGGGGAGTCAGGAGATATGGTCGGATTTCGTCGTTGTCCACACGAAACCGTGGCATCTCCTGGTCATGAGCAACGATCTCCGGTGGTTTGATCACATCCATCCACAGCAGAACGAGGACGGGTCGTTCACCGTCGAGGAAACGTTTCCGGCCGGAGGCGATTACCTGCTTCTATCCGACGTTTCCCCGCGTGGGTATGGCCAGCAGTTTCTGCCTGTCCCGCTGAAGGTGGACGGTGCGCCATTTGCTACCCCGTATCACCTCGCGCCGACCCTCCTCACGGGATCCTTCGGAGGCGTGACCGTGCGCCTGGACGCTCCGTCACCGCTGAAGCCTCACCAGGACATACCGCTGCTGTTCCATCTATCGACCCCGGACGGAAAGCCCGTCGCGGACCTGGAGCCCTATCTCGGCGCCATGGGCCATCTCATCATCGTGAGCGAGGATCGAACACGCTTCGTGCATTCCCACCCGTTGAGTACGGAACGGACCCCTGATGGCGTGGTGCGCTTCGTTGCGCGCTTCCCCAAGGCAGGCTTGTACAAGGCCTGGGCCCAATTTCAGCGCGCCGGTAAAGTGATCACATCCGACTTTGTGATCAGCGTAGCCAACTGA